The following are encoded in a window of Paraburkholderia sp. HP33-1 genomic DNA:
- a CDS encoding ABC transporter ATP-binding protein, translated as MPSSPETLLELRDVDFGYGDRLVLSNLNLRFRRGQVVAVMGGSGCGKTTVLRLIGGLVRAQRGQVLFHGQDIGEQTREGLYALRRKMGMLFQFGALFTDMSVFENVAFSLREHTDLPEELLRDLVLMKLNAVGLRGARDLLPSEISGGMARRVALARAIALDPELMMYDEPFAGLDPISLGITANLIRTLNQALGATSILVTHDVPESFAIADYVYFLSNGGVLAEGTPDELRASTDPTVRQFIDGAPDGPFRFHYPAKAPLAADFGIGGGQS; from the coding sequence GTGCCTTCCTCCCCCGAGACCTTACTCGAGCTGCGCGACGTCGACTTCGGTTACGGCGACCGGCTCGTCCTGTCGAATCTGAATCTGCGCTTTCGTCGCGGTCAGGTCGTCGCAGTCATGGGCGGCTCGGGTTGCGGCAAGACCACGGTGCTGCGGCTGATCGGCGGCTTGGTGCGCGCGCAGCGCGGCCAGGTGCTGTTCCACGGCCAGGACATCGGCGAGCAGACGCGCGAAGGCCTTTACGCGCTGCGTCGCAAGATGGGCATGCTGTTCCAGTTCGGCGCGCTGTTTACCGACATGTCGGTGTTCGAAAACGTCGCCTTCTCGCTGCGCGAGCACACCGATCTCCCTGAAGAACTGCTGCGCGACCTCGTGCTGATGAAGCTCAACGCAGTCGGCCTGCGCGGCGCGCGCGACCTGCTGCCGTCGGAAATTTCGGGTGGCATGGCGCGGCGCGTGGCGCTCGCCCGCGCGATCGCGCTCGACCCCGAATTGATGATGTACGACGAGCCGTTCGCCGGCCTCGACCCCATTTCGCTCGGCATCACCGCGAATCTGATCCGCACGCTGAACCAGGCGCTCGGCGCGACGTCGATTCTCGTCACGCACGACGTGCCGGAATCGTTCGCGATCGCGGACTACGTGTACTTCCTGTCCAACGGCGGCGTGCTCGCCGAAGGCACGCCGGACGAGCTGCGCGCGTCGACCGATCCGACCGTGCGTCAATTCATCGACGGCGCGCCGGACGGCCCGTTCAGATTCCACTATCCTGCGAAGGCGCCGCTCGCGGCGGACTTCGGCATCGGCGGAGGCCA
- the thiE gene encoding thiamine phosphate synthase: MTQLLTLKDRDLFWPTADELIEAAERIRARLGDWPSTHAPWRICLTVPDEPNGGDLIVIADAQPHGEQVARWLTRGAGVIVATENRATLHLGGEKYGLEGHLAEDWIPALAAFLDCGFDPHDALVLALAWRDGDETRAGDAFPSDLARFPRLTGLPAAPALAFPRCPERLGLYPVLPTADWVERVVGFGVKTVQLRRKSAEPADELKREIARCVAAGRAHDAQVFINDHWQAALEAGAYGVHLGQEDVHTADLSALSGAGVRLGLSTHGFYEMLKALHFRPSYIALGAVFPTTTKLMPTAPQGLRRLARYVRLLDGVVPLVAIGGIDLQVLPDVLATGVGCAAVVRAVTEAADPAAAVSALQHTFTQ, translated from the coding sequence ATGACGCAGTTGTTGACCCTGAAGGACCGCGATCTGTTCTGGCCGACGGCCGACGAACTCATCGAAGCCGCGGAGCGTATTCGCGCCCGTCTCGGCGACTGGCCATCGACGCACGCGCCGTGGCGCATCTGCCTGACCGTGCCCGATGAGCCGAACGGTGGCGATCTGATCGTGATCGCCGACGCGCAGCCGCACGGCGAGCAGGTGGCGCGCTGGCTGACGCGAGGCGCGGGCGTGATCGTCGCCACGGAAAACCGCGCGACGCTGCATCTGGGCGGCGAGAAGTACGGCCTCGAAGGCCATCTGGCGGAAGACTGGATCCCCGCGCTCGCCGCGTTTCTCGACTGCGGCTTCGATCCGCACGACGCGCTGGTGCTCGCGCTCGCGTGGCGCGACGGCGACGAAACCCGCGCTGGCGACGCGTTCCCGTCCGACCTCGCCCGCTTTCCGCGCCTTACCGGCCTGCCGGCCGCGCCCGCCCTGGCATTTCCGCGCTGCCCGGAAAGGCTCGGTCTGTACCCGGTACTGCCGACTGCGGACTGGGTCGAACGGGTGGTCGGATTCGGCGTAAAAACGGTGCAGTTGCGCCGCAAGTCGGCCGAACCCGCTGACGAGCTGAAGCGCGAAATCGCCCGCTGCGTGGCGGCTGGTCGCGCGCACGACGCGCAGGTGTTCATCAACGACCACTGGCAGGCGGCGCTCGAGGCGGGCGCGTACGGTGTGCACCTGGGCCAGGAAGACGTGCATACCGCGGATCTGTCCGCGCTGTCCGGCGCGGGCGTCCGGCTCGGTCTATCGACGCACGGTTTCTACGAGATGCTGAAGGCGCTGCATTTCCGTCCGAGCTACATCGCTTTGGGCGCCGTGTTCCCGACCACGACCAAGTTGATGCCGACCGCGCCGCAAGGCTTGCGGCGCCTCGCACGCTACGTGCGGCTGCTCGACGGGGTGGTGCCGCTCGTCGCGATCGGCGGGATCGATCTGCAGGTGCTGCCGGACGTGCTCGCCACGGGCGTCGGCTGCGCGGCCGTGGTGCGCGCGGTGACGGAAGCGGCCGACCCGGCCGCCGCCGTTTCCGCGCTGCAACACACGTTTACGCAATAA
- a CDS encoding thiazole synthase, with protein sequence MTSHETADALTLYGQTFASRVLLGTSRYPSLQSLSDSIDAARPGMVTVALRRQMNEGNAEAGFFDLLKRHGVPLLPNTAGCLTVGEAVTTAHMAREIFETDWIKLELIGDDYTLQPDPVGLIEAAARLVKDGFKVLPYCTEDLVIGRRLLDAGCEALMPWGAPIGTGKGVINPYGLRVLRERLPDVPLIVDAGLGVPSHAAQVMEWGFDGVLLNTAVSQATHPDAMARAFALGVEAGRQAYLAGPMAERESAHASTPVVGMPFWHQDGGAA encoded by the coding sequence ATGACTTCTCACGAGACCGCCGACGCGCTGACGCTATACGGTCAAACCTTCGCGAGCCGCGTGCTGCTCGGCACGTCGCGCTACCCGTCGCTGCAGTCGCTGTCCGATTCGATCGACGCCGCGCGCCCCGGCATGGTGACCGTCGCGCTGCGCCGTCAGATGAACGAGGGCAACGCCGAAGCCGGCTTCTTCGATCTGCTCAAGCGCCACGGCGTGCCGCTCCTGCCGAACACGGCGGGCTGTCTCACCGTCGGTGAAGCGGTGACGACGGCGCACATGGCGCGCGAAATCTTCGAGACCGACTGGATCAAGCTCGAACTGATCGGCGACGACTACACGCTGCAGCCCGACCCGGTCGGTCTGATCGAGGCCGCCGCGCGGCTCGTCAAGGACGGCTTCAAGGTGCTGCCGTACTGCACTGAAGATCTGGTGATCGGCCGCCGTCTGCTCGATGCAGGCTGCGAGGCGCTGATGCCGTGGGGTGCGCCGATCGGCACCGGCAAGGGCGTGATCAATCCGTACGGGCTGCGCGTGCTGCGCGAACGGCTTCCGGACGTGCCGCTGATCGTCGACGCCGGGCTCGGCGTGCCGTCGCATGCGGCGCAGGTGATGGAGTGGGGCTTCGACGGCGTGCTGCTGAACACGGCGGTGTCGCAGGCGACGCATCCCGACGCGATGGCCCGTGCGTTCGCGCTGGGCGTGGAAGCGGGCCGGCAAGCGTATCTCGCGGGTCCGATGGCCGAGCGCGAGAGTGCGCACGCGAGCACGCCGGTGGTCGGCATGCCGTTCTGGCATCAGGATGGAGGCGCCGCATGA
- the thiS gene encoding sulfur carrier protein ThiS, which translates to MDIHINQKPLSLPEGATVADALAAFGARPPFAVALNGDFVARAQHAARALQTGDRLDVVQPVAGG; encoded by the coding sequence ATGGACATTCATATCAATCAGAAGCCGCTGTCGCTACCCGAGGGTGCGACTGTCGCCGATGCACTCGCCGCCTTTGGCGCGCGTCCGCCGTTCGCGGTCGCGCTCAACGGCGATTTCGTCGCGCGTGCGCAGCATGCGGCGCGCGCGTTGCAAACGGGCGACCGGCTAGACGTGGTGCAGCCGGTTGCGGGCGGCTGA
- a CDS encoding FAD-dependent oxidoreductase, whose translation MNRPARPDFAVLGGGLCGRLVAWRLAGDGHRVALYERGDAAGSQAAAWVAAAMLAPLAEAASAELLITRLGASSLESWPRVLAELPEPVFFQRNGTLVVWHHADRTEAPLFERRVRANAPAELLDGGFVALSGAQLGATEPALAGRFNQGWLLPREGQLDNRQVLSALAAGLAERGVDTHWNTPIDDASLPDAGITIDCRGLGAKPVLPTLRGIRGEVARVHAPHLQLMRPVRLLHPRYPLYIAPKQNGLYVIGATEVEGEDMSPVSVRSALELLSAAFSVHPGFGEARILELNSQCRPTLPDHRPALLWDGARTLRVNGLYRHGYMIAPEVADEAVRFASALLDGRVGDADAFAGWRREARWSELFQQDFAREPA comes from the coding sequence ATGAACCGTCCGGCCCGACCCGATTTCGCCGTGCTCGGCGGCGGCCTGTGCGGCCGGCTGGTCGCGTGGCGCCTGGCTGGCGACGGGCATCGCGTGGCGCTCTACGAGCGCGGCGATGCCGCTGGTTCGCAGGCCGCCGCGTGGGTTGCCGCGGCGATGCTCGCGCCGCTCGCCGAAGCCGCGAGCGCCGAGCTGCTGATCACGCGGCTCGGCGCGAGTTCGCTCGAAAGCTGGCCGCGCGTGCTCGCCGAACTGCCGGAGCCGGTGTTTTTCCAGCGCAACGGCACGCTCGTCGTTTGGCATCACGCGGATCGCACTGAGGCTCCGCTGTTCGAGCGCCGCGTGCGCGCGAACGCACCGGCCGAACTGCTCGACGGCGGCTTCGTCGCGCTTTCGGGCGCGCAGCTAGGCGCCACCGAGCCCGCGTTGGCCGGCCGCTTCAACCAGGGCTGGCTGCTGCCGCGCGAAGGCCAGCTCGACAACCGCCAGGTGCTGTCCGCGCTGGCGGCGGGGCTGGCCGAGCGCGGCGTCGACACGCACTGGAACACGCCGATCGACGACGCGTCGCTGCCCGACGCCGGCATCACGATCGATTGCCGCGGGCTCGGCGCGAAGCCCGTGCTGCCGACCCTGCGCGGCATCCGCGGCGAAGTCGCGCGCGTGCATGCGCCTCATCTGCAGTTGATGCGTCCGGTGCGGCTGCTGCATCCGCGCTACCCGCTGTATATCGCGCCGAAGCAGAACGGCCTCTATGTGATCGGCGCGACCGAGGTCGAGGGCGAGGACATGTCACCAGTCAGCGTGCGCTCGGCGCTCGAGCTGCTAAGTGCCGCGTTTTCGGTGCATCCGGGCTTCGGCGAGGCGCGCATCCTCGAGCTCAATTCGCAGTGCCGGCCGACCTTGCCTGACCACCGCCCCGCGCTATTGTGGGACGGCGCGCGCACGCTGCGCGTGAACGGCCTGTACCGGCACGGCTATATGATCGCGCCCGAAGTGGCCGACGAAGCCGTGCGCTTCGCGAGCGCGCTGCTCGACGGCCGCGTCGGCGACGCCGACGCGTTCGCCGGCTGGCGGCGCGAGGCGCGCTGGAGCGAGCTGTTCCAGCAGGATTTCGCGCGGGAGCCGGCCTGA